TTGTTTCCCATCTGCTCGCATGCGTCTCTTCGACACCAAAGAGGCGATGGCGCAGTACAGCAAGCCAATAATCCACAGGTGCTGTACACCCGTAGACCGTGAGGTCATTCGAGCGTACCTGCTCAACGAGTGGGTGAGTTGGATTATCGAAAGAATCGTACGCGCGGCGCTGGATCGTATTCAGCTTCGGCTGATTCGCGTTGACGTCGTTTGGATCGATACCGATATCGAGCTGCCGCTCACGCAGACAAGCTAAGAAGCAGACTTCTGCAGGGTCAAGGTGGTTCAGCCCTGGAATTCGTAGTTCATCAGCGATCGTTTCGAACTGAGGCCGAAGCCTTTCTAGTGTCTCTTCGAGTTCGAGCAGACGCTTTTCAGTTTCTGGTGATGCAAATCCACCAGGTTGGAATCCTTTGAGTGCCTCCCACCACTCTTCTACGGTCTCGTCAGTCAGTTCTTGCTTGAGGATGTTGTCGTGTTCGCTCTGTTCGAGTCGAGCGAGGATCTCGTCGGTCGCTTCATCGATCGAGTCGAATTCTAAGCCACCATCCCCTGGCGGTTCAACATCCACAATCGGGACATCAGCACTGCGAAGGTACTCTTCGATGGCCTCGTTTTGGCCCGCTATGAGACTCGTAAGTTCAGGTGGGCAACGACAGAGGTACTGTCCCTGAGAGAGTTCCAGGTTTTTATCGTAGGGAAGATGGGTGTACTCACCTCGAAGCTCATGAAGAACTGGTTCGTATGCATCGACATCGAGTACATCGCTATAGATTGCAACCGGCTCATCGAGCCCTTGGTAATCGGTCAGCCACCGCAGATATCCTCCAGCGTCTTGTTGCCTTTCGTTCCAGTCGAACTCCGGGAGGCCTTCAAACTCAGCATCGAGTTCACTTTCGATACGCGATACCCCCACAATGGAGCCATTTTCTTGCAATAGATGGAAGACTAGATCACTGACATCCGCTTCTCGCATCGTCGAATGAATGTCTCGCCCGTCCTCGCTGGCTGATGGAGAGTAGATTGCTTTCCCTAATGCATAATCGCCCGACTGCTTGTACTCTCGATCCTCATAGTACGTCTTTTCAATCCAGACACTGGGAGTGGATCCATCCGTTCGAACCTCGACTGACGACTCAGTCTGTAATCGAGTCCGCGCCTCGTTGTTTAGATCGACTCTGCCTAAGAGCTCGGTTAGATACTCCTCCTTATGACTTGGCTCGAGGCTTTTGATAGCCCCCTGGAGGGTCATACTATGGAACGAGAGTGACCCTTGGAAATCTTCTGTATAGACTTGGTCGAACTCGCGATGCAACGGACGGCAGTAAATCGCCCAACCGTACTCAGCGTCTTCCCAGGGAACCTCGTCTTGTGAATCGATCGGACGTGCTTCAACGAACTCCCAAATCCCCTTTACTCCGTAGTTGGGGTTCGTTCCATCAGCACTCGTCAGCCGTGCTAATACGAGATCACCAGATTCGAGATCAGGCTCGGTGTCTGGTGATCCGCGAACTCCATGCCATGGGTTATCGACGTGCTCCTCCCCATGGATTTCTGGGTCTGACGGGCCTTGGGCACAGAGATCCCAATTATCAGGTGAAATGTTGAAAACCCACGTATTCGAGTGGCGAACCATTACCTGAGGCCTTGTCATAATACTCTCATAAAACTACGGGAGTGACGTCGTAGATGTCAGTATCCGATCATGGTCCATCGTCGCCAGGAACGTTCTCGAGGTGGCGCTCAACGGTTAGATCACTCCGGAGATCTTCTTTAGCGTCCGTGATCTCATCGTGGATCGTTTGCTCGATCGAGGCTGTTACACCACCTGGTTGGCCACCGAGATTCAACAGCATTTCCTGGCCGATCGGGTCGTCACGTGGTTCGAACCCGAGTTCCTCGAGAATCTGGTTGACGGTGAGCACGCCCTGGGAGGCTTCGATTCGTGTGGCGGCCATCTCGAGTTCCTGGACGCGATTCTCAAGGCCACGCGTTTTGAAGTCGATGATCCAATCGGTGACGCCCAGCGGCTTGTGAATTGTTTCGTAGAGCAGGCCGGCGTAGTTCTCCTGTTTGGGGCCGATCACCGAATCTGCGAATTCCTTGCGCTGGTCATCAGTATCCGTAGAGAACGCCCCCGATTTGAGAACGTTCCCGACGACCGGTGGGACCTCGTGGGCCTGGAGGATGTCATGTTCGGTGTGATCTTGGTACCCGAGGAACGAGGCATCTTCCTCAGTGCCGACAGTCATCGGTTCAATTCGGATACTGACGTCCTTGGCGTCGTATCCGTCCTGGAGATTCATCATCCCTGGCTCCTGTGCGAGGCGTTCAACCTCGAGGAGCAACGTCCGGTGACTCCCGCCACTCGCAGACTCGTTGATTATCTCGTCGAGGGTCTCGAATGCTTTGTCTGTGAGCTCGCCACCTTCGATGATGACGGCCATCCGCGGAACGGCGTCGTTTTCGAAGAACTGGATGTTATACTCTTCGGCAGCCTTCTTCCCACGGACTGCTCGCCGAGCGGGGATGATATCCGGTGTACCATAATGGCGGTGTAACGGCGAGGCGTTTCGCTTGAAAATGAGTTCAGTGGCCGGGTTATCCACTGAGGTACCGAACGACCCGTTGACAGTGTCGACGAAAATCGGCTCATCGGCGTAACGATCCCCGGCGACACCGAAGTACCGAGAGTTACCATCGATCAACTGGACGTAGCCGTGGGCGACCTTGTTCCCCTGGTTATCGTGCGTCCGGCGCTTGCGGACCGTCATCGCCGGTACCCACGCCATACCGACCGGCGTTCCATCCATCTGGATGAGCGGCTCGAGTGTTAGCCAGCCGACCGCCTCGTAGTCGAGCCACCCCATCTGGAGGACGTCCGTTGCCGTCGCCCGTTCCTGGTGGTCGGGGCCGACCTGCCAGACGGAGTTGTCGCCGAACCAGAACTCTTCAGCGGTCTCACGTTGTTCTTCGCTCGGGCTGTCAGTCTCTGGGTGAGGAACAAGATCGAAGCCGTAGCCAGCGACGTTTCGGGCCTTGACGTAGCAACACTTCGCGTGTGTCGTGTTCTCTTCGAGGAGGCGACTGAGGACGACCGGGTCGACCGGTGGGCTGCGAGCCCCGCCGGGACTGACCGCCTGGGCGCGGTCCTGGAGTTGCTGGGTCTCCTCGGCCTTTGTCCGGATGCCCTTTGAGATCTCCGTATAGATGCCGGGTGTACGCGTACTCATAGAAGACTGTTGGACACCGCATCGGTGCTACCCCGTTTTAGATCCTCATCACTCATCGTCTATATCGCCGCCGCTCTCTCGGAGCTTCTGGATGTCCGCTACGCCGCGGATCGCCTGTTTTCGTTTGTCACTGCTCGCGTTGGCGTCGTTCTTGTCAGTCATAGTTGCGCTTGACCTATTGAGTCTCTTAGTTAGAGATGACCGTGAACCGCGCAGTCGGAGATCCTATTTCGGTAGCCCAAGCCGCTCTGCATGTTGTGCATAGTGTTGGGGCTTCTGGATCTGGTTCTTCTCGAAAACTGGATCATCCAAATCGAGATCGTGCTTTTCAGCTACCCACTCCCGATAGGACTGAATATCAGTGGGCATGCCAGATACACATTCCGCCGATGAGAGGTGACCCGATGTTAGGTACTTATAGCGGCCCCGGCAAACGAGACAAGGTACAGTTCCTTCGTTTGGTTCCTTCTGTTGACCCATACTGATATCATAGAGAACTGCACAATAAATTTATTTGAAAATATACTGCTCCGGTATCGATTACCAGGTTAACGGAGAGGGCGTACTCTTATCATCTCTATAGACCAGCGATGCCATCGCGACTACGATTCTCTGGGTCATCTTTCTCATCCCGCTGTTCACGACGCCGACGAGTCGTTTTGAGGTGATCGAGTGCCGACGCCGCCAGAGCAAAGGAATCGACACAGTCGTCGTGGCCTGTTTCTGGGGCATGATACCGCGTGTAGCCGGTCTCGGTGACGTTTCGCTCGAGCATTCGCAACTCGAGTCGGAGTTGATCGAGTTCGGGGACAGATGGTGCCGTCAGTTCACCGTTTTCGACGCGTGTGATCAGATCGTCGATCAGCGACTTCTTCGTCTTCGGCGAGAAGTCGACAGGGTTCACGTTGACACCTGCCGAAGCAAGATCAGAGACGATCTTGTTGTCTCGAGACGCGTCTGGAAGTACGATCCCCGGGTACTCAGTATGGACGGCTTTGATGTCATCTTCGATCGTATCCCATCCCTCGTTCTGATTCCGAGAGAAATATGAGAGTTCGCCCGCAGCATCGAGTGCGATCGTCACGCGGTAGTCCTGATGGCGAGCGAAATCGACACCAACCGAAAACGGCGGGGCACAGTCACTGGGATCGCGCTTGGCCTCGCCAATACCCTCAATGACGTCACCCTCGAGCGGGTAGCTCGCCGTGAACAGCCGGTCGCCGAGTTTCTTGAACACCTGGCCACCGTCGTCGGGCAACTCAGCGAGGTACTCCTGCTGGTAGACGTGATTCGGGACAGCCCCTTTCTTGTCGGTCGGGTCTTCAGCAATATACGGATTATCTGCTGACGTCGCGTGACTCGAGAAGTACTCGGGGTAATCAGAGGATTGCCCTCGTTCGAAATGATCGGCAAAATACGACCGTGGGCGGATCGGCTTCGAGATGAACATCGCCGACCCACGTGAGTCCATCAACATCGGATCGAGGTCGTTGTACCAGAGGTTATCCGGCATGTAGTCCGCCTCATCGATTACGACGTGGTCGACGCCAGCCCCCTGGAGTGTCTTTGGGTGATCGAACGTTCGGAACTCGTATCGAACACCGTTGATCAGCCGGATCTCGTATGGCTCTGACTCCGAGCTACTATCGATCCACGAGTTTGGGAGGGCCGCTTTCAGCGTCTCGAACCCATAGCGATACGCCTGGTCGTATGAGGGGCCAACCCACCAGACGACGGTGTTCGCAGGATCATCCGATCCCCACTGTGACTCCCACGGTGCCCGGCCACGCTCTTCAATGTCGATCACTGCGACGATGTTCTTTCCACCACGGCGGCCCCACTTGAGCGTCCGGTAGCGAGCGTCCGATTGGAGTACTTCGAGTTGCTTGTCGTGGACCGTATATTGCGGGACGGGTGTTAGTGGGGGCCGTTCCTGGTGAGATGCATCAGTCGTTCCCATCGTCGTCTTTAGAGTAAGTGACGAACTCTGCGGTCACGCCCTCTGCAGCATCGATTGAATGGGTTGCATCCATCTCAACTTCCTGGCGCTCCGTTTTCGTATAGCCGTACGATGCCTGTAGGACGAACTCATCAGAGGCACCCTTGAGCCGACGCACTGCACCGGCTGCTCGCGCGCGTTGGAAGTCCAAAAACAGGTCCGCACAGGGAGACTGAATTTCGTTCTCGAGGTCCTCCTGACCCCATTCGAGCCAGTTTCGAAGCGTTTGGTCTGTGATCCCAGAGATATGGGCACAATGTCTCTTTGCGGTCCCTTCCTGGGCAGCACCGATAAGCGAGCTCTTGACCTCAGGTGTGAGCTTATCCGGGTCACGATAGGCTTGGGTATGATCGGTACAGGGTCCGGAATCACGGTCAGTTCCCCAGCCGGCATCGCGATGGCAGGGTTCACCGGAATTGGTGGGCTCACCGCAGATGTTCTCGGACATAGATTAGCACTCTTGATTCACGCTGGCCTCTCGAGCACGTTTTGCTTCGCCGATCCGGCGTTCGATGGGAGTCCGATAGTTCTCCTCGTCGAGTTCGAAGCCGACGTAATCACGGTCGGATTGAATCGCCGCAACGGCGGTTGTTCCTGACCCCATAAACGGGTCGAGGATCATGTCACCTGGATCAGTCGCCAACTGGGTGAGATGAGAAAACAGCGGAACGGGCTTCTCTGTCGGGTGGGTGTACTCAGTGGTATTCACGCGATCGAACTCGAGGACGTCATCATCGCGGTCGTTCAACGGCTCGCGCTTGCCAACCGATGCGTAGATGATGAACTCATGTTTGGGTGCGAACCCACCCGTTAGGTCGCCCAGTCCATGGTTGTTTTTGACCCAGACGAGGCAGTTGTGGACCTCGAAAAATGCGTTGGTGACCTCGAGGAACTCGGGATAGACGTCCCACCGGGTACAGATGAACAGCGAGGCACCTTCCCGACAAACGCGATCGAGTTCGCGACAGACTTCTCGGAATAGTGCTGCTGCTTCACCTACGGATTCGTCCGAGGCGATTGCGTCGAACTCTTGTTCCCGGCGGAAGGATTGCCAGTCGATTCCGTACGGCGGGTCAGTGATGACGCAGTCGATCGAGTTATCCTCGAGATGTTCACGGATTCCTGTGATACAATCCTCGAAATAGACGTTGTGATCGGGGTTGTACTCGTACTCTGGTGGGCGCTCGGCTTGGAGTTTGATCTCTGCGAGTAGTTCGTCCAGGTCCTCACTGGCAGCCTGTGTGAGTTCGTGGACCTCATCAGACTTGCCCTCGTGAAGCAGGTAATCGTACTCCAGGGCGTCTCGTTTTCGGTCGTGTTCGCCCTGGTTCTTGTTCATCTCCTGGCGCCACAATCGTCGGGTGGGTTCGTCGATATTGAACTGCCGGACAGGGACTTCAGAAAGACCGAGTTCCTGGGCAGCTCGCCATCGATGTTCGCCGTCTGCGATGACGCCGTCTGTGGTAGTGAGGATCGGCCCCCCGAGCCACCCTTCCGAGCGCATCCGGTCGACGAGTAGTCCAAATTGCTCTTCGGACATCTCGTTGGGATTCTCACCATCGACGTCGAGATCGTCGACAGAGACCGTCCCTTCGTACTCCGGTTGTGGTAGGTCCTCGAGCGTTAAGTCATCACTCATGGGTCAGTGTGGATCATTTTGAGC
Above is a genomic segment from Natrononativus amylolyticus containing:
- a CDS encoding phage portal protein, which encodes MSTRTPGIYTEISKGIRTKAEETQQLQDRAQAVSPGGARSPPVDPVVLSRLLEENTTHAKCCYVKARNVAGYGFDLVPHPETDSPSEEQRETAEEFWFGDNSVWQVGPDHQERATATDVLQMGWLDYEAVGWLTLEPLIQMDGTPVGMAWVPAMTVRKRRTHDNQGNKVAHGYVQLIDGNSRYFGVAGDRYADEPIFVDTVNGSFGTSVDNPATELIFKRNASPLHRHYGTPDIIPARRAVRGKKAAEEYNIQFFENDAVPRMAVIIEGGELTDKAFETLDEIINESASGGSHRTLLLEVERLAQEPGMMNLQDGYDAKDVSIRIEPMTVGTEEDASFLGYQDHTEHDILQAHEVPPVVGNVLKSGAFSTDTDDQRKEFADSVIGPKQENYAGLLYETIHKPLGVTDWIIDFKTRGLENRVQELEMAATRIEASQGVLTVNQILEELGFEPRDDPIGQEMLLNLGGQPGGVTASIEQTIHDEITDAKEDLRSDLTVERHLENVPGDDGP
- a CDS encoding AAA family ATPase, yielding MVRHSNTWVFNISPDNWDLCAQGPSDPEIHGEEHVDNPWHGVRGSPDTEPDLESGDLVLARLTSADGTNPNYGVKGIWEFVEARPIDSQDEVPWEDAEYGWAIYCRPLHREFDQVYTEDFQGSLSFHSMTLQGAIKSLEPSHKEEYLTELLGRVDLNNEARTRLQTESSVEVRTDGSTPSVWIEKTYYEDREYKQSGDYALGKAIYSPSASEDGRDIHSTMREADVSDLVFHLLQENGSIVGVSRIESELDAEFEGLPEFDWNERQQDAGGYLRWLTDYQGLDEPVAIYSDVLDVDAYEPVLHELRGEYTHLPYDKNLELSQGQYLCRCPPELTSLIAGQNEAIEEYLRSADVPIVDVEPPGDGGLEFDSIDEATDEILARLEQSEHDNILKQELTDETVEEWWEALKGFQPGGFASPETEKRLLELEETLERLRPQFETIADELRIPGLNHLDPAEVCFLACLRERQLDIGIDPNDVNANQPKLNTIQRRAYDSFDNPTHPLVEQVRSNDLTVYGCTAPVDYWLAVLRHRLFGVEETHASRWETMEEGDILLFHAGGEPMEPGLPHHPGSIFGAAIIGKTWKEPENPFRTYDYHESGRTYPNLVSFDRLFVTHGAAILGDPPAATADTDEKSEAIDTLLDGAISITQINEICLDAVDEQFPAQGAIKQLNDSTKFGRREAILDNLSGHIDEIEPITIFRDFHGTVSESAFEDLYFPDEFGVASAGDLARQITAALRSGKHIIFTGPPGTGKTVVAERVVEHLSDAYPHLYSGHELTTATADWSTFNTVGGYMPSPDTEGDQLDFHSGVLLNRFKHPRSKSQANEPTVIDEINRADIDKAFGQLFTTLSGQSVTVPYRLKEEPDKEIEITTHERIDYPPSPSQFVVPRSWRLLGTMNTFDKTSLHELSYAFMRRFTFIWIGVPTVPEEDRTQEQLLQKYTAPEVWDIDAEPIVLRNVAAVWRATNTAVEQRSIGPAIIRDILSYVAAHERSGELESRLTEAVVSYIFPQLEGVPERDEIATNIAQNTAVDYDDLERAAQDMLGVTSLNFDSETN
- a CDS encoding DNA methyltransferase — its product is MSDDLTLEDLPQPEYEGTVSVDDLDVDGENPNEMSEEQFGLLVDRMRSEGWLGGPILTTTDGVIADGEHRWRAAQELGLSEVPVRQFNIDEPTRRLWRQEMNKNQGEHDRKRDALEYDYLLHEGKSDEVHELTQAASEDLDELLAEIKLQAERPPEYEYNPDHNVYFEDCITGIREHLEDNSIDCVITDPPYGIDWQSFRREQEFDAIASDESVGEAAALFREVCRELDRVCREGASLFICTRWDVYPEFLEVTNAFFEVHNCLVWVKNNHGLGDLTGGFAPKHEFIIYASVGKREPLNDRDDDVLEFDRVNTTEYTHPTEKPVPLFSHLTQLATDPGDMILDPFMGSGTTAVAAIQSDRDYVGFELDEENYRTPIERRIGEAKRAREASVNQEC